The following are encoded in a window of Cydia strobilella chromosome 1, ilCydStro3.1, whole genome shotgun sequence genomic DNA:
- the LOC134745262 gene encoding transcription factor AP-4, producing MSLHGNDVCLLEVEDYNLYEEEASNHAFPRSEKHSVSGGRTMEAEKRIRREIANSNERRRMQSINAGFQALRTLLPRHEGEKLSKAAILQQTAEYIYSLEQEKTRLLSQNCQLKRLLNQHEGGDIPLKKRKSEIISHMAPATTIPDSTDDAVTISRSPEPVAVISIAGGKKDAEGAEMRVQLERERRLRRLLEERLHAVEARLYPEPSQEPAPAPAPATASASAACKLEAEEAVDAPVPAPAPAPVPVPAAAAAAPLLEAAIKAEPRVEVEVLPEAAARLYLASTSRQNLETIVEAIRHLEGDHLFGDAGDAPLALTKKPAVAVPTVAVPTVQTVATVPTVHQVAVAPSRPGVIVVKHS from the exons ATGTCATTACACGGTAATGATGTCTGCTTGCTAGAAGTAGAAGACTATAACTTGTACGAAGAGGAGGCATCGAATCACGCTTTTCCCAG AAGTGAAAAACATTCAGTGTCAGGTGGTAGGACGATGGAGGCGGAAAAACGCATCCGACGGGAGATTGCAAACAGCAATGAACGCAGACGCATGCAGAGCATCAACGCAGGCTTTCAGGCTCTGCGGACCCTCCTGCCCAGGCATGAAGGAGAGAAACTCAGCAAG GCTGCCATTTTACAACAAACCGCAGAGTATATCTACTCACTGGAACAGGAGAAGACCAGACTTCTGTCACAAAACTGCCAGCTGAAACGACTACTGAACCAACACGAGGGGGGCGACATCCCTCTCAAGAAGAGAAAAAGCGAAATAATCTCCCACATGGCGCCCGCCACGACCATCCCCGACTCCACCGACGACGCCGTCACCATCTCGCGGTCGCCCGAGCCGGTCGCCGTCATCAGCATCGCCGGCGGGAAGAAGGACGCCGAGGGCGCCGAAATGCGCGTGCAACTAGAGCGCGAGCGGCGGCTGCGGCGCCTGCTCGAGGAGCGCCTGCACGCCGTCGAGGCGCGCCTCTATCCCGAGCCGAGCCAGgagcccgcccccgcccccgcccccgccaccgcctccgcctccgccgCCTGCAAGCTGGAGGCGGAGGAGGCGGTCGACGCGCCCgtgcccgcgcccgcgcccgctcccgTGCCCGTcccggccgccgccgccgccgcgccgctgctggAGGCGGCCATCAAGGCGGAGCCGCGCGTGGAGGTGGAGGTGTTGCCCGAGGCGGCGGCGCGCCTCTACCTGGCTAGCACGTCGCGCCAGAACCTTGAGACCATCGTGGAGGCCATCCGCCACCTCGAGGGCGACCACCTGTTCGGCGACGCGGGCGACGCGCCGCTGGCGCTCACGAAGAAGCCGGCGGTGGCGGTGCCGACGGTGGCGGTGCCCACGGTGCAGACGGTGGCCACGGTGCCGACGGTGCACCAGGTGGCGGTGGCGCCGTCCCGACCCGGAGTGATCGTGGTGAAGCACTCGTGA